From Bacillus mesophilus, one genomic window encodes:
- a CDS encoding GNAT family N-acetyltransferase encodes MENISQMIELVELNEDNLENTGCYCLRSKPKSKGYTNKNNWIKGRFNEGLKYIKVMDDNKPAGFIEYTPIEYSSRAVYGDNYLVIHCLWVNVIGKGYASKLIDYCIQDAKKQNKNGVIVITNPETSWTPSKDVFIKNNFIEIEQAPYGFELLVYKFGDLPDPYFPKDWDERLKRFNELTILRTQQCPFVDIATDNVIEGANKLDIKAEIIDLKDREELLKLSPTPYGIYGVIYKNELISFHRLTVHSAMKRLKELI; translated from the coding sequence ATGGAGAATATCAGTCAGATGATTGAATTGGTAGAGTTAAACGAAGACAATCTAGAAAATACGGGATGTTATTGTCTTCGCAGTAAGCCAAAATCAAAAGGTTATACAAATAAAAACAATTGGATTAAAGGAAGATTCAATGAAGGCTTAAAATATATAAAAGTAATGGATGATAACAAACCAGCAGGCTTTATAGAATATACTCCAATTGAGTATTCTTCAAGAGCTGTCTATGGTGATAATTATTTGGTTATTCATTGCTTATGGGTAAATGTTATAGGAAAAGGATATGCTTCAAAATTGATTGATTATTGTATTCAAGATGCAAAGAAACAAAACAAGAATGGAGTAATCGTCATTACAAATCCAGAAACTTCATGGACACCAAGTAAAGATGTTTTTATAAAAAATAACTTTATTGAAATTGAACAAGCTCCTTATGGTTTTGAATTACTTGTATATAAATTTGGGGATTTGCCAGACCCTTATTTTCCAAAAGATTGGGATGAAAGGTTGAAAAGATTTAACGAATTAACAATTTTACGAACGCAGCAGTGTCCATTTGTAGATATAGCAACTGATAATGTTATAGAGGGAGCAAACAAATTAGATATAAAGGCAGAAATTATTGATTTAAAGGACAGAGAAGAATTGTTGAAACTTTCACCTACACCTTATGGTATCTATGGAGTAATTTATAAAAATGAATTGATTTCATTCCATAGACTTACGGTACATTCTGCAATGAAGAGACTAAAAGAATTAATCTAA